GCGCCCTGGCAGCTCATCCCCCTCGGCTCGCGCCACCAGGGCGAGCGGCGGCTGGCGGTGGAGGGAGTCCTGGCCCTCGGCTGGCCCGGCCCCCGGGGACTGGTGGAGGAGGGCCGCGACGAGGCCCAGAACCGGCTTCGCGTCGAGGCGGAAATCTGCGCCAACTGGGGCGGCGAGCTCTGGGGCGCCGTGCCCCACGAGGGCGGGCTGGCCACGCTCTACGTCTTCGCCGAACCCTCAGCTGCGGCGGGGGCGGGATACGCCGTCCTCGCGGAGTTCAGCGACCGCTCCGGCGGTCTGGCCGCCGGCCCCTTGAGCGACTATTACCTCCGCGGGGCACACTCCTCGGTGGTCGTCCCGGCCGGAGAGCCGCTCCTGCGGGCGGTCCGCTCGGCCGTCCTGGCGCCCGCGGGCACACTGGTCTGCCCCCCCGAGGACGCCCCAGCGGCGGAGCCGGATTTCGAAGAGGAGCGCGAGATCGCCGTCGCCGACCGGAGGCTCTGCGTCCTGGTCCCCTCCCATGCCCGGGAGGAGGCGGGGCAGCCGCTGTTGGGCCTGGAGAAAATCCTGGCCCACGCCGATTCCTGGCTGGAGGAGCTCCGCCAAGGCCGCCCGGTGGTCGGGGTTATCACCGGCGAGCCGGGCAGCGGGAAGAGCCGCCTGGCGTCGGAACTCTGCGACTTGTTCGCCGAGCTGGGCGACGCCCACCTATTCCGCGCCCAGCCCTGGTGGAGCTACGACCCCTACGGCCTGTGGCGGCGGATGCTCCTGGCGGTCTGGGGGCCCGTCTCCAGCTCCGCGGCGGCCGAGGCGCAGCGGCGCGCTCTGGGCGAGGCGGCCCCCCGCCTGGCCGAGTTCATCGCCCTCTTCACCGGCGGGAAGCTCTCCGAGCCGCTGTGGGGCCTCTCCCCCGGCGAGAAGGGGGAGATGGCCGGCGAGCTTCTGCTGGCCGCCATCATGGCCCGGGGCGGGCGACCGCTCACCGTGGTCGTGGACGACGCCGAGTGCCTCGACCCCGGTTCTGTTTCTTTGATCCGCTCCCTTACCGGAGCGGGACCGCCGCTGGCCGTCATCCTCTGCGGCGACAAAGCCCCCAAGGGATTGACGGCGCCCGCCGTCGCCATCGAGCCGCTGCCGCCCGCCGAGGCCGAGGGGCTCTTCAAGACCCTCTCCGGTCGGGACGCCGTGGCGCTGGGCCCCGTCTCGCCGCGGGAGCTCCTGCCGGGGCGCCTGACCTACCTGGCGCTTCTGGCGGCGCGCGACCGGCTGACGCCCATCCACGCCCGCCTGCCCCTGGACCGGCTGGCCGCGGAGCTCTTCGCCCTGGAGGGGGATCCCGAGGCGCTGGAAACGGTGTCGGTCCTCGGGCCCCGCTTTTCGGCCGGCGACCTGGCCGCGGTCACCGACGACGTCTCCCCGCTGCGGGCCCGGCTGGCCGAGTGCTCCCTGGTGACCCGGGAGGGCGGGGAGTACGCCTTCGCCGGTCAGGCCGCCTGGCGGGCCGCCTACGTCGCGGTGGACCCAGGGCGCCGCCGCGAGCTGCACTTCAACGCCGCCCGCTTCTACCAGCGCCAGCACGGCGGGGTGGTGGCCCAGGCGGTGAACCACTTCATGAACTGCGGCGACCCGGCGGAGCGGATAACCGCCCTGGAGCTGGCCGGGCAACTGGCCGCCGAGGTGGGCTCCTTCGACGCGGCCATCGCCTACTACGCGGACGCGGTGGAGGCCGCCCCGGACCGCCGGGCCGTCCGGAGACTCCGCACCGGGCTGGCGGGGATTCTCGCCTCGGAGCACCGCTTCGCCGACGCCGGCGCCATCCTGGTGGAGCTTTACGACCAGGCGGAGGAGGGGGAGGAGGCCGAGCGGGCCGAGCTGGCCCTCCAAAACGCCGCCATCCACTGCGCCAGGGGAGAACCGGACGAGGTCGAGCTCTGGATCGGCCGGTCGGCGGCCTGCGACCCCGAGGGCCGCTGGGACGCGCGGCGCGAGCTGCTACTGGGCGAGACGGCGCTGCGGATAAACAAGCGGGAGGAGGCGCTCGCCCACCTGGAGCGGGCGGGGGTGGGGGAAGACCGCGAAGGCGCGCGGGCCCGGTCGCTTTTGGGAAAAACGCTCCTGGAGCTGGGTCGCCCCGACGAGGCCTACGCACACCTGGCCCAAGTCCTGGAGTGGGCGGAGGCGACCGGCCACCTCTCCCTGGCCGCCGAGGCGCAGCAGGGGCTGGCCGAAATCTACCAGAACCGCCGCGAGCCGACCAAAGCCCTCGAGGCGCTGGAGGCCGCCCTGGCCCGGGAGCGCTCCCTGTTGCAGGCCGGGCAGGTGGCCGAGACCCAGGCCCGCCTGGGCGAGCTCTACCTGGAGCACGGCCGCGGCCCCGAGGCGGAGAAATCCCTCTCCGAAGCGGAGCGCACCTTCGGGCGCCTGGGCAACGAGCCCCGTCGGGCGGCGGTCCGGCAGGAGCGGGCGCTGGTCCTGACGAATCTGGGGCGGCTCGCCGAGGCCCGTGAAATTACCGAGGAACTCCTGCGCGTCCGCCAGGGGAAGCGGGACCGCTTCGGCACGGTCCGGCTGTCCTACGAGCTCGGGCTGCTGGCCGATTACCTTGGAGACTGGACCGCCGCCGCCCGCCACCACGACGCGGCCCTGTTGGGAGCCAAGGAGCTGGGCGACGCCGAGCTCTCCAAAAAGGCCCGCCTGGCCTACGCCGACACACTCCTCGGCCGAGGGAAAACGGCGGAGGGGCTCGAGGCGCTCCGCGAGGCGGGGGATGAGGTGGAGACGGAGCACCGGACGGCGGAGCTCTACCGCTCGTTGGGCCTGTTCTCCGAGGCGGCCGCCCTTCACTCCAAGGCGCTGGCGAGGGGCGACGTGGCGGACCCGCGGCTCCGGCTGGCCCTGTCCCTGGACCTTCTGGTCTCGGGGGACATTTCCGCCGGACGGAAGGCCGTGGAGGGCGTCGAGTGGCCGAAGCGGCCCGACCACGAGCTCACCCTGAACCGCCTCTGGGCCAGGGCGCTCCACGAAACGGGGCTGGGGCGCAAGGCGGCCGAGGCCTGCCGCGATTACCGGGAGAGGGCGGAGGCCTCCGGCGACCTGCGCCACCGGCTCCGGGCGGCCGGGCTGACGGCCGACGTGGACTCCCGGAACGGCGACACGGAGCGGGCGCGGGCGACACTCGACGAGGCCCTGGCTTATCCCGAGGTGCCGGCTATCACCTGGCGGCTCCGCCTCCAGGCCGGGCTCCTGGCGGGCCGGGTAGAAAACGCCGACGCCAAACGGGAGTATTTCAAGCAGGCCCTCGGCGCCCTCGAACGGCTGGCGGCCGGACTCCCCGACCCGCGACTTAAAAGCCGTCTCCTGGCGGGCGACGCCGCCAAAACCCTCCGACGGGGGTAGCCGTGGCCCGGCAGAATCCGAAACAGACCCCGATGATGCGCCAGTACCTCGCCTTCAAGGAGCGGTACCCCGACCACCTGCTCCTGATGCGCATGGGCGACTTCTACGAGAGCTTCGGGGAGGACGCCCGCCGGGTGGCCGAGACGCTGGACATCGCCCTGACCACCCGGGACAGGGGCCACCCGGACGCGGTCCCCCTGGCCGGCATCCCGCACCACGCGCTGGGGTCGTACCTGCCGAGGCTCCTGGCGGCGGGGCACCACGTGGCGCTGGCGGAGCAGCTCGTCGAGGGGGACCCGCTGGACGCCACCTCTTCCCCCGCAATCTCGTCGGGCGCGCAGACCAAGAAGCGCGGCGACGGCCCCACGGGCCTGGTCGAGCGCGAGATAGTCCGCCTCTACTCCCCGGGCACGCTCTACGAGGAGGAACTGCTGGGCGGCGCCCGGTCCAGCTACCTCGCCGCCCTGGCCGAGGGGCGGGGCGGGTACGGGGTGGCCCTGGCCGATCTCTCCACCGGCGAGTTTCTGCTGGCCGAGTTCGCCGGACCCGGCGGTGTAACCACCCTGGAGGGTTTCGGGGTGGAGGGGTATAAAATGGCGCAGCGGGCCGCCGCCGCCGTGGTCGCCTACCTCGAGGAAACCCAACTCGGGGGGCCGCTCAACCTCCGCCCGCCGAGGCCCATCGAGCGGGGCGCGTTTCTCCGCCTGGACCGGGCCACGGTGGACACCCTGGAGCTGGTCACCTCGTCCGCGGACCGGTCGAGCAGCCGGCGGAGTCTTTTGGAGCTGGTGGACCTGACGCTGACCCCCATGGGCCGGCGGCTGCTGCGGGGCTGGCTGGTGGCACCGCTGGCTCGCCTGGAACCTATTTTGGAGCGCCAGGCCGCCACGGCCGACCTGGTGGGGGACGCCGACGCGCGCGCCGACCTGCGCGAACGGCTCTCGGGGCTGGGGGACCTGGAGCGGGCCGCGGGGCGGGTGGCCCTGCGCAAGGCCGCGCCCCGGGACCTCGTTCTCATCCGCGACACGCTCGGCCGCGTCCCCACCCTGGCGGAGTGGCTGAAGGGCAGGAAAGAGGGCGCCTGGACGACGCTGGGCCAAGGGCTGGAGGAGCTCTCCCATGCCGGAGAACTGCTGAAGCGGGCCCTGGTGGAAGAGCCGGGCCAGGTCGGCTCGGGCGGCGTCATCGCCCCGGGCTGGGACCCCGATTTCGATCGGGCCAACGAGGAGCTCGAAGAGGCGGAGCGCTGGATTAGAGGTCTCCAGGAAAAGGAGCGCGGGCGCACCGGCATCGGCAGCCTCAAGGTCGGCTTCAACAAGGTCTTCGGCTACTTCATCGAGGTGCAGCGCTCCAAGGCGGACCGGGTCCCCGAGGACTACCTCCGCAAGCAGACCCTGGTCGCCGCCGAGCGCTACATCACCCCGGAGCTCAAGGAGAAGGAGGCGGTGATCGTCCGGGGCCGGGAGCGCCTGGCCGGCCTCGAGACCCACCTCTACCGCCGGCTCCTGGAAGAGCTCGATTGCTGGACGGCGGAGCTGGCCGAGCTTTCCGGGGCGCTGGCCCGGCTGGACGTCGTCGCCTCCCTGGCCGAGACGGCCGCCCGGGGCGGATGGTGCAGGCCGGAGCTCGACCTGTCTCGCGACCTGGAGCTCGTCGAAGCCCGGCACCCCCTGGTGGAGCGCCACGGGAGGGGCCCCTTCGTCCCCAACGACTGCCGCCTGTCGGGCGGGGACCGGCAACTGATGCTCCTCACCGGCCCCAACATGGCCGGCAAGTCAACCTACCTGCGCCAGGTCGGCCTGGCGGTGATTCTGGCGCAGACCGGCTCCTTCGTCCCGGCTCGTGCGATGCGCCTGGGGCTGGTGGACGCGGTCTTCACGCGGGTGGGCGCCGCCGACGACATCGCCCGCGGCCTCTCCACCTTCATGGTCGAGATGACCGAGACCGCCCGGATATTGAACTGCGCCACGCCGAGGAGCCTGCTTTTATTGGAC
Above is a genomic segment from bacterium containing:
- a CDS encoding AAA family ATPase, which encodes APWQLIPLGSRHQGERRLAVEGVLALGWPGPRGLVEEGRDEAQNRLRVEAEICANWGGELWGAVPHEGGLATLYVFAEPSAAAGAGYAVLAEFSDRSGGLAAGPLSDYYLRGAHSSVVVPAGEPLLRAVRSAVLAPAGTLVCPPEDAPAAEPDFEEEREIAVADRRLCVLVPSHAREEAGQPLLGLEKILAHADSWLEELRQGRPVVGVITGEPGSGKSRLASELCDLFAELGDAHLFRAQPWWSYDPYGLWRRMLLAVWGPVSSSAAAEAQRRALGEAAPRLAEFIALFTGGKLSEPLWGLSPGEKGEMAGELLLAAIMARGGRPLTVVVDDAECLDPGSVSLIRSLTGAGPPLAVILCGDKAPKGLTAPAVAIEPLPPAEAEGLFKTLSGRDAVALGPVSPRELLPGRLTYLALLAARDRLTPIHARLPLDRLAAELFALEGDPEALETVSVLGPRFSAGDLAAVTDDVSPLRARLAECSLVTREGGEYAFAGQAAWRAAYVAVDPGRRRELHFNAARFYQRQHGGVVAQAVNHFMNCGDPAERITALELAGQLAAEVGSFDAAIAYYADAVEAAPDRRAVRRLRTGLAGILASEHRFADAGAILVELYDQAEEGEEAERAELALQNAAIHCARGEPDEVELWIGRSAACDPEGRWDARRELLLGETALRINKREEALAHLERAGVGEDREGARARSLLGKTLLELGRPDEAYAHLAQVLEWAEATGHLSLAAEAQQGLAEIYQNRREPTKALEALEAALARERSLLQAGQVAETQARLGELYLEHGRGPEAEKSLSEAERTFGRLGNEPRRAAVRQERALVLTNLGRLAEAREITEELLRVRQGKRDRFGTVRLSYELGLLADYLGDWTAAARHHDAALLGAKELGDAELSKKARLAYADTLLGRGKTAEGLEALREAGDEVETEHRTAELYRSLGLFSEAAALHSKALARGDVADPRLRLALSLDLLVSGDISAGRKAVEGVEWPKRPDHELTLNRLWARALHETGLGRKAAEACRDYRERAEASGDLRHRLRAAGLTADVDSRNGDTERARATLDEALAYPEVPAITWRLRLQAGLLAGRVENADAKREYFKQALGALERLAAGLPDPRLKSRLLAGDAAKTLRRG
- the mutS gene encoding DNA mismatch repair protein MutS — translated: MARQNPKQTPMMRQYLAFKERYPDHLLLMRMGDFYESFGEDARRVAETLDIALTTRDRGHPDAVPLAGIPHHALGSYLPRLLAAGHHVALAEQLVEGDPLDATSSPAISSGAQTKKRGDGPTGLVEREIVRLYSPGTLYEEELLGGARSSYLAALAEGRGGYGVALADLSTGEFLLAEFAGPGGVTTLEGFGVEGYKMAQRAAAAVVAYLEETQLGGPLNLRPPRPIERGAFLRLDRATVDTLELVTSSADRSSSRRSLLELVDLTLTPMGRRLLRGWLVAPLARLEPILERQAATADLVGDADARADLRERLSGLGDLERAAGRVALRKAAPRDLVLIRDTLGRVPTLAEWLKGRKEGAWTTLGQGLEELSHAGELLKRALVEEPGQVGSGGVIAPGWDPDFDRANEELEEAERWIRGLQEKERGRTGIGSLKVGFNKVFGYFIEVQRSKADRVPEDYLRKQTLVAAERYITPELKEKEAVIVRGRERLAGLETHLYRRLLEELDCWTAELAELSGALARLDVVASLAETAARGGWCRPELDLSRDLELVEARHPLVERHGRGPFVPNDCRLSGGDRQLMLLTGPNMAGKSTYLRQVGLAVILAQTGSFVPARAMRLGLVDAVFTRVGAADDIARGLSTFMVEMTETARILNCATPRSLLLLDEVGRGTSTTDGVAIAWAVAEHLHDSRELAARTVFATHYHELTRLVEVLPRAFNMQMAVSESGGEVRFLHRVEEGAARSSYGVHVARLAGLPKGVIRRARALL